One genomic region from Uloborus diversus isolate 005 chromosome 2, Udiv.v.3.1, whole genome shotgun sequence encodes:
- the LOC129235241 gene encoding F-box-like/WD repeat-containing protein TBL1XR1-A, translated as MLNSGGTSDNPPRNVHRQQDGVETMIESLSLIDAVMPEVVLSRQQQAHNAKNAVVKTESSNGNGEGGNANHTEPMDVDLRWIPSSRSTILRGHESDVFICAWNPTSDLLASGSSDSTARIWIMNDNTAMNSGNQLVLRHCIQKGGTEVPSNKDVSSLDWNSDGTLLATGSYDGYARIWTTDGRLASTLGQHKGPIFALKWNKKGNYILSAGVDKTTIIWDASTGQCTQQFAFHTAPALDVDWQTNTSFASCSTDQCIHVCKLGVEKPIKTFTGHTNEVNAIKWDPQGILLASCSDDMSLKIWNMKQDTCVHDLQAHNKEIYTIKWSPTGPGTNNPNMNLILASASFDSTVRLWDVEHGSCLYTLTRHTEPIYSVAFSPDGKYLASGSFDKCVHIWSTQTGQIIHCYKGTGGIFEVCWNSRGDKVGASASDGSIVVLDLRKM; from the exons GATGGAGTCGAGACGATGATCGAGTCCTTATCCCTTATTGATGCTGTCATGCCAGAGGTTGTTTTATCCCGGCAACAACAAGCCCATAATGCTAAAAACGCTGTTGTTAAAACAGAATCCTCCAATGGTAACGGCGAAGGAGGAAAtg CAAATCACACAGAACCAATGGATGTTGATTTGAGGTGGATTCCTAGCAGCAGATCAACAATATTAAGAGGTCATGAATCGGACGTTTTTATCTGTGCATGGAATCCCACATCAGATTTACTAGCATCTGG TTCTAGTGATTCAACTGCGCGAATATGGATAATGAATGATAATACTGCAATGAATAGTGGAAATCAGTTGGTTTTAAGGCATTGCATACAGAAAGGAGGCACTGAAGTTCCTAGCAACAAAGATGTCTCTTCTTTAGACTGGAat tcTGATGGTACCTTATTAGCAACAGGTTCTTATGATGGATATGCAAGGATATGGACAACAGAtg GTCGACTTGCTAGTACTCTTGGACAACACAAAGGCcctatttttgctttgaaatggaacaaaaaaggaaattatattcTCAGCGCAGGTGTTGATAag ACAACCATAATTTGGGATGCTAGCACCGGACAGTGTACTCAACAGTTTGCTTTCCATACAG ccCCTGCTCTTGATGTGGACTGGCAGACAAACACAAGCTTTGCCTCTTGTTCAACTGATCAATGCATTCATGTATGCAAGCTTGGTGTTGAAAAGCCCATAAAAACATTTACTGGGCATACG AATGAAGTCAATGCTATAAAGTGGGATCCACAAGGAATATTGCTAGCTTCCTGTTCTGATGACATGTCTCTCAAA atttggaATATGAAGCAAGATACTTGCGTCCATGATCTCCAAGCACACAACAAAGAAATATACACAATTAAATGGAGTCCTACTGGTCCTGGGACTAACAACCCAAATATGAATCTTATTCTTGCCAG tgcgtCTTTTGATTCTACTGTTCGCTTATGGGATGTAGAACATGGCTCTTGCCTGTACACATTGACCAGACATACAGAACCAATCTACAGTGTTGCATTCAGTCCAGATGGAAAATATTTAGCAAGTGGTTCATTTGACAAATGTGTTCACATATGGTCAACACAG ACCGGTCAAATAATTCACTGCTACAAAGGAACTGGTGGTATTTTTGAAGTTTGTTGGAACTCAAGAGGTGACAAAGTTGGTGCTAGTGCTTCTGATGGAAGT